A single window of Aspergillus oryzae RIB40 DNA, chromosome 8 DNA harbors:
- a CDS encoding DUF4419 domain-containing protein (predicted protein): MPVTFKVAKHEAEKWWAQKATTPGEFLERTSPRDYRRSKRIVQSSFEKLPFYDTHDLQDRHITPSENGLVRAIFSAYSSHYNLVLRPEDVWFSILSQLGFYVNAHAEELRSYFVSHEGQKELTVKSAIRDFGALAMAMTEQIQENVKDPELREWIMPAFSTTTTSDKIVSAILMMGVLQKYFSYKMCLMCGIPSVTLLGERDDWVLLLSKIDKIPELGEEPTQFTTLLRPILQHFISSFDNPSSPDTVDFWQRSVHSQGGGSGPSYLSGWVTAFCFWDAEGRPLYRQDTVANGLGGNLDGIWYHRVDTDEIPSGYNTVPVKVDDFGNVYMTKMLAGLVGIEATPITSASDQEAGSLNTIQPVAGWWMYEIDSGEEEAREKEKRQLKAEMNSIEAASADWANDPQLSERYWKLFSKHRDLELV, from the coding sequence ATGCCTGTCACTTTCAAAGTTGCAAAGCACGAAGCAGAGAAGTGGTGGGCCCAAAAGGCCACCACTCCGGGAGAATTCCTCGAAAGAACGTCTCCTAGAGATTACAGACGCTCCAAACGAATTGTCCAAAGTTCTTTCGAAAAGCTCCCGTTCTATGACACGCACGACCTACAGGATCGCCATATCACACCATCAGAAAACGGTCTTGTCCGGGCAATCTTTTCGGCGTACAGCAGTCATTATAACCTTGTCCTCCGCCCGGAAGATGTGTGGTTTTCCATCCTATCCCAACTCGGCTTCTACGTCAACGCGCATGCCGAAGAACTAAGATCATACTTCGTTTCGCATGAGGGACAGAAAGAACTCACAGTCAAAAGTGCAATACGAGACTTTGGGGCTCTAGCGATGGCAATGACAGAGCAGATTCAGGAGAACGTCAAGGACCCGGAGCTGCGAGAATGGATCATGCCGGCTTTCAGcacaaccaccacatctGATAAAATCGTCTCGGCCATTTTGATGATGGGCGTCCTGCAGAAATATTTCTCCTATAAGATGTGTCTCATGTGCGGTATCCCCAGCGTGACGTTGCTCGGCGAGCGGGATGACTGGGTTCTGCTACTATCAAAGATCGACAAGATTCCTGAGTTGGGTGAGGAACCGACACAATTTACAACCCTTCTCCGGCCCATTCTCCAGCACTTCATCTCATCATTCGATAACCCCTCCTCTCCTGATACCGTGGACTTCTGGCAAAGGTCTGTCCATAGTCAGGGTGGCGGTAGTGGCCCTAGCTATTTGTCTGGCTGGGTTACGGCATTTTGCTTTTGGGATGCCGAGGGGAGGCCCCTCTATCGCCAGGACACCGTGGCCAACGGTCTAGGTGGCAATCTAGACGGTATCTGGTATCACCGGGTAGATACGGATGAGATTCCTTCTGGTTATAACACTGTTCCTGTGAAAGTCGACGACTTCGGTAATGTTTACATGACCAAAATGCTCGCCGGTCTGGTCGGAATCGAAGCGACACCGATAACAAGTGCCAGTGACCAGGAAGCTGGATCTTTGAATACTATTCAGCCGGTGGCAGGATGGTGGATGTATGAGATCGACTcaggagaggaggaggcacgggaaaaagaaaaacgtCAGCTTAAAGCTGAAATGAACTCCATAGAGGCTGCATCTGCCGATTGGGCTAACGACCCCCAACTCAGCGAGCGTTACTGGAAGTTATTTAGCAAGCACCGCGATTTAGAACTGGTCTGA
- a CDS encoding uncharacterized protein (predicted protein) has protein sequence MGSIDPNFDPIQEELDQVIAAATRYKERLSEADSYDARYDLMAKAGRLYQTIRGPADMVFSKALLEAGVFHVIPAGGESISAKEISAKTGVDKEVIVRLMRAVTPMGPFRETGEEEYAHTPFSEIYMAPQMMAVYKLMVDEYFTPMLRNHEFLRQQNWQNNFRLRNNPYTFVQNCEGETMFEHISKFPDRFTTFNEAMVAQDSGLIAIGLYPFADELSNLAEDNTATIVDVGGGRGHILRQIKKSAPELKGKFILQDQATVIADNGTETQPYGIEAMAHDFFQPQPIKGALVYYIRRCLHDWPDEPESRQILENLAAAMDPEKSRVLITEYILPEVGSNMFHAWMDHTMMTFAGRERTEKDWERLLEISGLKLVKVWRAPGIPVGVVEARLK, from the exons ATGGGCAGCATCGATCCAAATTTCGATCCCATCCAGGAGGAACTGGACCAGGTCATTGCTGCCGCTACGAGGTACAAGGAGCGTTTATCTGAGGCAGACAGCTACGATGCGAGATACGATCTTATGGCAAAGGCCGGGCGCCTCTATCAAACCATACGCGGGCCTGCAGATATGGTTTTTTCTAA AGCGCTCCTTGAAGCAGGCGTCTTTCATGTCATCCCTGCAGGAGGGGAGAGTATTTCCGCAAAGGAAATTTCAGCAAAGACAGGAGTGGACAAAGAGGTGATAG TGCGACTCATGCGCGCGGTGACCCCGATGGGACCCTTCCGAGAGAccggagaagaggaatacgCCCACACGCCATTTTCAGAGATCTATATGGCACCCCAAATGATGGCGGTCTATAAACTAAT GGTGGATGAATACTTCACACCTATGTTAAGAAATCATGAATTTTTGCGCCAACAGAACTGGCAGAACAACTTCCGTCTGCGAAATAACCCTTATACATTTGTACAAAACTGCGAAGGGGAAACTATGTTTGAACACATATCGAAGTTCCCCGACCGCTTTACGACCTTCAATGAGGCCATGGTAGCCCAAGACTCAGGACTGATTGCAATTGGCCTCTATCCCTTTGCGGACGAATTGAGTAACTTAGCTGAGGATAACACGGCTACCATTGTCGATGTGGGAGGGGGCCGGGGTCACATCTTGCGTCAAATTAAGAAAAGCGCTCCTGAGCTGAAGGGAAAGTTCATACTCCAGGATCAAGCCACCGTTATCGCAGACAATGGAACAGAAACGCAACCGTATGGCATCGAAGCCATGGCACATGATTTTTTCCAGCCACAACCTATTAAAG GGGCGCTGGTCTACTATATTCGCCGATGTCTCCACGACTGGCCCGATGAGCCAGAATCAAGGCAGATTCTGGAGAACCTGGCTGCAGCAATGGATCCCGAAAAGTCCCGGGTGTTGATCACCGAATATATCTTGCCAGAAGTTGGCTCCAACATGTTTCATGCGTGGATGGACCACACTATGATGACGTTTGCTGGACGGGAACGCACAGAGAAAGATTGGGAGCGTCTACTGGAAATATCTGGTCTCAAGTTGGTCAAGGTGTGGAGAGCTCCAGGAATACCGGTCGGCGTTGTTGAGGCTCGCTTGAAGTAA